A stretch of DNA from Temnothorax longispinosus isolate EJ_2023e chromosome 2, Tlon_JGU_v1, whole genome shotgun sequence:
GAGTGTTATTTAGGATTAGACATatataattccgaattttatGGAAGTTGCCGGGGGCCAAAGTCACGGCGGTGAACGAGCGTAATGtagatcttttatttaatatacattttacgatTTATACGTTATCGATCTTCGTAATCGTTTATACGATTTATGCGAATAGCATTCTGCTCTTTGATCATTTCCGGGTCTCTGGGAGATCCGTTTCATAATCGCgaaaatttatacttaaatttaataatatctcgtCGGATGGCGTGAATAAGGTGAAGTAGCTGTATGCTCTTTATCGCAATGTTATCGGACGAGTTTCTCCCGGTATCGGGAGGTAAAGAAACTTCGTTCGGCGCTGTATGCCTCCGGCCTCTGCGGGGACCGCGGGTATCTCGTCGTCGTCAGGTCGGGAAACGTAAGAACAGAAATGTCAGTGGTGAGTGGTGGATAACCTCAATTCCGAGATTTTTTAAGCGCAACAACGATATCCGAGCGCGCGGATACGATGTTTCGCGCGCGTTATCTCGCGAACGTTGCCTCGCGTGCCGTTGCCGTCAGAAGAAACGGCGCGCGATTCATAAGCTTTCTGAAAATGAAGGAGACGGTTCAGCGAGTGTTGGGCATGAACTCCAACGTGTTAATACCGTACACGGCGTACACACACGTTTGCCAAGTTGGTGATCCTGTCCTGCGCGCTCGCGCCATGAAGATAGAACCGGAAGTTGTGAGGATGGCAGACTTTCAACAGGTTCGTCGCAAATTTTCAAGTGTCTCGCTCCTGAATTTTTCAATatggaaagagagataaattaACAAGCTGCTCTGAAAGAGAAAGCTTTAATTTGGCGAAATGCTCGCAAAAACACAAAGTTATTTGGAAAATGTCATGATAAGCGAGAAAATCTGTAATAAAcatacaaaagaaaagaaaacttgtaatttttaaggATAATATAATCGTACGATAAAGTTGTTGCATTTGCATGGAGAAACATTTGTgtgaatagaaaataaaagaagaaaaattaataacgcgtattattactatttaaattGTTACTAGTAacgtgtattaaaataaatgattatgtTCGACAATTATACTGTTTTTTGgtgtaactatatataaaaagcgattgtaaattataaaaatatttttttaaaaagcaacgccagaatttttttcacattgatgaattttcaattaaccttatcacgtatttttttcatcgcGTGTTGCGGATTACACGCGGACAGTTTCCTATTactctaaataaaaaatattacgatccgagcacgcaaaaaaaaatggtataGCATTGCTGTTAATTATTCAGGTAATTACTCGTTTGATGAACGTTATGCGGACATACAACATGTACAGTCTGTCTGGGCCACAAATCGGACTCCCGTGGCAAATATTCGCCATCGATTGCACGGAGAATAGCATGAGGGGGATCGAGGAGTCTGTTAGGAAGGCTCAGGAAATGAGTGTCGTCCCGATGACGATTTTTATCAACCCCGAATTAAAAGTCATAGACTATACACCTATCACTTTTTACGAGAAGTGCGAGAGCATTCGGGGATACACCGCTGCTGTGCCGAGAGCCTACGAGGTGGAAATCACGGCATTGAACGCTTCCGCTGAGCAGTTCACGTGGCGAGCACGTGGATGGTCGGCTAGAATAGCGCAACACGAATACGACCACTTGCAAGTAAGAGTTAAACGAAAAGGGAAATCTCTGTAGCGTCAGAATTCgaaaactaacaataagtagaataagaatttatttacgtaGAAATTAATCTCTGTTTTTCTATTTCTCAGGGAAGTCTGTACATAGAGAAAATGGATGtaaaaacatttcatttcaCGGCttgggaaaaaattaataaacacaaAGGCAAAGTGCGCTTGAGTTATTGGCCGAGACAGTGGTGGTTATAATATCTGCGATACGCAcacgaattaataatatttatattgactgaaataaatgtatacgGTTTTCACATTAAAATTGAAGCGTGCTTATTCACGTTCTCCCAcgatataatctatataacgTGCGTGGAATTGATATTCCAAACATttcatttaattgttattagtgCCATTTTAAACGTTACTTATCGTATAAGTACTTATcatattcacattttttttttgtagatataaatttttaaatggataGATTTAGACTGTAACATATACTCTTTATTTACAGAACTATAGTAAATAGTAACTATATTTTTGTAGACGTCTCTCTTGATCACATTCTTCGATGACAAGATGAActgattattttatctttttcttgaatatgcatttaagaaagataaatgtatatctaatataatgtaaaataacgccgatataagaaattattttaagaatagaAATCGTTAATTTAAAGTTCAGCTACATAAAAAATAGGATGTTTTATTTACGCATTTTCCAGAGTACAATTATATAGTATACTATCAAATATACGGTCACAGGTACGCGAAAATATGTGGTACCGAATGAACGAAGAGAATAAGTATTCCATTCGTATAATGAATTCGTACTCCGCTTTTTGCGTGATTCCGTGGAGTTTACACCTCCTTGCGTTACATTCAGTCGCTATCTTACTAGCGCAGCCTTGAATATCGTTTAATTACCTTACATTCTATCACGTTACTTATGTTTTTAATGGTCTCTGATAtgataacaaatatatattatattaatgtacatACAGCTATAATTCTTTCATTATATGTGCTTTGATTGCGTTTCTcgataataagaaaaaataattttctaattatttcaaatactCAGAAATATGTGAATAATATGTCGATCTGCAAaattttctctccttctctttccgATTGTTTACGTTTCtgagaaaaattgtaaacaaaaattttgctcgcttgtatttatttagaacGAGCTTAACCTAGATAGAGATTCCAACAGCTAGAACGGCTGGTACAAAAAGCGagttataaattcaaaaaagttataaatatcaCAACAGTTGTggtatgaaaattttttcggTATCGATGGTAtcctgtttattattttgtgtcCGCCATTTATATACAGAGCTGCTTTGGACCATTCAAAAAATGAAGTGCGTTCGTGGTACTTCCTGGTTCGCAACTTTTTCAGCTGCGCCGGTTTATCCTCTTATTCAGAAATAATCCCATGACTTTGAATATTTCCCTAATTATGTActtttattacgttattatgTGATGTGTATTATGTACACCTAAATCGTATCTTAAAAAGCGTTTGTTTTCCCAGAGTATTTCTTGCTCCGACAACATCTGAAAGTCTAAAAGGAACATGAGTTATAAAGTCTGCGTTCGTTTATTCCCGTTGGGAGCTATTGGgaacataaaatgtataatacacgtaacgtatattatagattttattttcccaaTAGCTCCCAATGTGAACAAACGAACGCAGGCAAAAGACATTACACACACATTTTGAGTTCATTAACGCTGTTTCGCTTATCTTCTGCTTAGACTGAATAAATATGTGGCCATGTCAAAAGAAAGCGCACTAATACGAATCTCCTCTAAAATAGCATGCGCAATAGTAGATAAGAggaaattataatcttttaatatcaaaatataatttttatctttaaacttGCTGAAAATCTAAGGCCGATATTGATAgctttaaatatgaaattgcgcattttattattaagtttatttaataaaaaaatgaagtaaTCGAACTTTCacaaataaaagataacaTAGCGATAAGCTTGGATTTACTGCAGATTATCTAAGTGTTCACAACCACATCTAGTGCGCGTTTAATGTATTcacatataatttacaatctttaatttattaacaaaaagcTTGCAGTTGTCTGtgtgaagatatatataactttatatatacagtatataaagtttttacatgtatatcttcacgtatatacatatgaaattttatatcttttattttacttagcataaaatatatgtgaattttatcttttaattcttaGGCTTATTGATTGaagaaatatcttatttttaaacaagaGCCTCTTAGTCTCGAAAGAGTTTCCTCTTCGGTAGAGTTATTATACATACGATAGGAACACGACAATTAATGCGATGATGTTACGCATTTTCAACTATTATTCCTTagattaaacatttttctaacACCGATTAATCGCGAATCTTGATGcgtccattttttttttgcaaaacacCGCGTATTAATACTACGAAGAAGATAGATGTAGTAGATACAATTTCTTTGGTccgttgattttttaaaataactatgAATGAGATACGCCGATAGAGATAATTCAGTGATAGTAAACATAATTActcttttaaattacattacgtGTAATGTAATAACACAGATATCTCTTCGCGATTAACGTTGCGCGTGACTAGAGAGAGAAACTCGATTAAAGTTCTCGAAACATAGTAATTGCATCTTTGGCCCGTTATACAAGGACTAGCTTGGACAGCCGGAGGGAATCGCTCCTTCCCAGGATGCTGCAAACGCTGCAGGTGCGATCGAGCCGATCGCGGAGCTGGTCGATCGGCGAAAAGCGCCGCGCCGGCATTAAAGGGGGACTAGATATTTTCATATCcagatatttttctcatatccAGGTGTGTACTCGTTGTTGCTGAGAGTTTTCCTCCTCCTGTCAGGACACGTGTCCTCTGGTCTGCGAGGTCCTCCATTTTTTGCCATGATCGCGGTGATGTGCCAACAGCCGGTCGTTTCCGCTTCTCACTGATTGCAGGTGCAGCGGTATTCGCACCGTGCCTATCGAATTAGAAATAGGGCTTGTTTTGCATCGATACATCGATTGCTACGTATCGTGCAATATCCAATTATACTACGGTGATTAACAGCGCCGTTCCGTGCCGCTGAGTTTAATCGTACGCGTACGTTCGGGTGTAATTCGTGCGAGTTATCGAATTCGTTGTCGCGTATCAAAAATCAAACGGGGATCTAAAAGGATGAATGTTACGTTTTTATTGCGTGCAATCATTTTAAGATCAACATGTGTAAAAACTTAACTTGTAACGTAACTAAAGTGAGGTATATGcgtatttaattgaaattcaaCGGGATGGAAAtacttttatgaaaaaattaaattcgatgAACTTTCATAAGAATATAATCGGAGAagatgatattaatattcataataataacGGAACAACAAAACATCTACGCAATTAAAATGCTGTGGGAAACAAtgctgaaattatatttactggATGTTTCTCTCTTGACACATATTGTTACATCAAGAATTAATCCTTTCAACAGTGAATTAATAGGGAATTCTGGAAAGGTTTTGTATTCgttaaagagaattttatTCATCTTTAGATTTCAAATCAAAGGTTTAATTCTTGATGTTGCAAAGAGGATATTTCCCCCGAGTTAACGAACAACAAACATGCAATCATAGTTTATTTTCCGCGTTTGTTTCGCGTTTATTACTTTCCGCTTGGGCTGCTGTATTGTGATCGATACGAAATCACGGGGGTGTGAAGCGAACGGCTCGCACTACACATTTAACGCTAAATATATTCGATTCTCACCTCGCATCGAATCCTTCGTATGTATGCgcaaacaatttttctatCGAACGACGATTTTACGTCTGTGTTACGGTTCCGTGTGTTGTATAAATAGTTTAACGCGCGCGTCGCGAACGTTCACGCGCGAAGGATCACGAGCCGGTATCTTCGATCCGCCAAATCGAGTACATACTCGGGTACTCGGGGGGAGGAAAGGGGTAAAGTGTAAAGCTTTGCTCGGAATTTCGCGATGATCAGTGCGAGGTGCAATTCCTGGCCGCGACAACATTGCCGCGATCGACATCGGCGAGGACGTCGGGGACCAAGTGGCGCAAATCTATGGATGATGTTCGCGCGTCCCCCTCGGCTGCGTCCTCGAGATGAGAGTCTGACTCGCTCCTAGGCGTTGTGGAGCCGGTGGTGCAAGTGTGCTCCAAGAAGGTGCACGTACCATTCCGCGATATTCTGGTGTGCATGTCCGGGCTACCGGTGCAGCTGTATCTGGACGTCACGGCCTCCGAACGCGATAGAGACGGCTCCGTCGTCACCCGCACCCACGGACACCAGAAGAAGAACTGGGCGAAGCCACGCCGGAATCTGCGACGCACAAAGCACGTTGGAGATTGATGGAGCATAATATCGCGAGAGAATGAGAGATTATTCCTTAAAACTGTCAAGATAAAGCTATGCCTTGTTGTATGGATAATTTTGAATCAGATAATCTTTGTTCTTTACGCTTAAAGAATGAGTGATAAAAACATGATAGAAACGTGATAGAAACATGAGTGATAAAAAGTTGTTGTAGAGTATTTTGCAGATATAAATGTTGCAAAGAATCAAGATTATCCATATGCCATAATGATttcagtttaatatttttacttttcatattATAGATCGCAAGGTTCCGTCTTCATCTTTTTCTCATGATATTCATGAAGATAGGATGATTTAAATCATgcatattacttaaaaaaaaacctgatTTCCCCAAGAGAAATATCCCGCTGTCCTTCAACTCAAAGACACAATTCATGTgtcacatatatattcatttttacattttatacttCTCGCagagaagaaaattgaaaaatggcACTCGCGGTTCGCAAAGTTTTCTCATATACggctcatatttttttcacgataCACACGGGAAAAGAAAGATCTTTTAAGAAAAGCGCGTTATACCGTGCAGAACCGCCTGAATGTCCGGGATAAAAAGTCCCGCGTATTACATGCAGGGAGAGAAGGCTGTAATCCAATTATTACACGACTATACTGCGccgttgttattattattcaccGTCATTACGAAATCGCGGTCCGGACGCGGAAACACAATGATACCTGCGTATCGTGTcgtatatgaatatttatgagaCCGGAGCGTATTCTGTCGATAGCACGCGGAAAATTGAAATCCGCACGTTCGAGCCGCGAATGTCCGTACCTCGTAGCGAGAGGTGTCCGATGTATTACATTTCCATCAGTTTAGTGTTTTTGACGTTGcgtctattctttttttttttacggacCAATAAATAGCGGCAATACCGAGTTAGTAAGGAACAAAACGTGCGTGTGACGTGTAAGAGGAGTTTTGGGGCAGGAGTAGCAagggagggaggagggggTTCGAGCCACGGTGCCCACGGTTCGATCGACAGTGTTCCCATTCCCATTCCCATCTGCGGGCGAAGCGAAATTATTTCGATTGCTCTCGGAAGATTCGCGGGGCCTTTCTCGATGAACGTCGGTCGGTCAGCGACGTTAACCGAACCAGTGCGGCAACACACATATGTGCTTAAAAGCTACATCCCCGCGGTGCCATAGTCCGGTTCTATACGAATCGCTTATTTCGCATGTATCGGAAATCTCGGTCTGGTCGACCGCGTTTCCATTATCGTGGAATATATTCAGCATTCAAATTGATCGTTTGTGTAAACGTGTTAATGGCAACGCTGTTACTTCCTGTTCCTGTAATAACTTCGGGCGTcattcccccctccccctccttcCATCCTCCGAAGTATCTCTAAAGTCGGATGAGCTTATCTTCTGTGTGCTATATTGGATTAACTCTCGTCAGTTCGTCAAACACTCTCGACGGCGAAATAAATCGAAGGCAATCGAATCTTCTTAAGCaagaacattaaaataaaactgcacAGCGATTGCAATAAGTgactaaattatttctatcagATCTTTATAGCTTTACAAAAGTGTAAATacatctcattattttatctcgataatttggaagttaagaaatataatttgaaaattgttaaaatttatgtgtCACGCTTTAACAAATGTAAGATATATCAACGACAGTTGATATAGAAACTTAAACTCCCGCGTCGAGAAACTGTGTACTTCGAGAGCGGCTCGGATATTTTGCACCGGAGATTTGTGTTTAATTTGTGTAGATCCGCTAATTAACAtagaataatttaagttaGTCCTTGCGTATCGCGATAGGCAAACTTAGCGAAGCGAAACACCGCGCAGAGATGTTGAAGAAGGAAACTTTCGTGAACTCTGTTAACAAATGACGAGAGCCTAGGATTCGTCGATACGTATTTGGTTATCTTACGAAGTTGGTTGAATCGGCATAAGGACCCTTAAGAAATAATTCTCGGATTACAATGCTGGTGTTACGAGAAAATCCAACTTTTGTTATAacatatcaaaattttgacacatttCCGAGAAACGTTATTACGAATAACAGAGCAAAAAGTGGTCGTTGTGAATAGAGTAGGTCGAATAGGGAAGCAAAAATCTTACCTAGTATTCATCCAACAATAAATTATGGGGTTGTACATGCTGTTGGACATTGCCAGCCAATATATTCCCAGAAAGACCTCCTGGATGTACGGTTCATTTGTAATCTCTGGCAGATATGACGCCACTATGAAGTACATATGAAACGGAAGCCAGCACACTGCGAATATTACTACAACGACTATCATCATTTTTACTACctgaaatataaagaaaatttatattagtcAAGATATGAAAGGCCGGTCGTTTCTCcacgattaatttattatagagTTAGATCTTTTCGATAAAGAAAGCGAAGATATTGCTTTCAGTATCTTAAAAACGttattgaataaaagaaatgtacattatgtaaattatgttattcgTTTCATAACGAAAAAAAGCACAAAAATGTGTCCTAAGTATAGATAAACGTAAATCCttttgtaataattcataTCAAGATTTCCCCATAAAGACCGCAATCAGTCGCGTTAAATAATTAGAACagtaataaattactgttttaaattatatcgcCTGAATAATACATTAAGAGAATAATCAGTTCACATGTTTCATATTTGATTAAACTCGGGAGATTATACATTCTCCCGgtcattttaatatgtaaatgatcataattattttataatctattatatagatgtattatataaatatattaatgtgacaCATGATTTTATGCAGTCAAATTGTcaatgattttaatgaaaacacCTGTTAGATTCGCGTTCGCACACGCATCCCGCGCTGTGAATGAGGATTCCCGCGAATAACGAGGGAAGTTTCccgtatttaatatattctgtaGCACGCGCCTATCGAGATAATGCGACTAATTATTGGCGCAATGTGAAAATAAAGCTATCGATTGTTTCCACTTTGCCAGTTTCGATCGGTAATTTGTAGCATGGCAATAAACGCTTCTTTGAATATGCATTTTCTGCGAAGAACTTTTACGGGTGATTAAAGCCGCGATAACAAAGCACCTGTAACATATCGATTTCCCCGTCGTTTTTGTTATTATCTCGAGATTCAATTTCGTCTTTCACTCCGCGTTATACTACGCTTTTGTCCGTTCGAAGAGGAATTCCCCTTTTCGTTGAAATTAACGACCTACTCAACTTCGTGCAGGTATAGTTCTCGTAATCAGTTGAGGACAGCTTGTAGAAGACGGTTATTTGAGAAATAACTTAAATTGGATTTCTTGAAGTAGTTACGAGCTGTACCTCATTATCTTCTTTGggtaattaaaaagtaaatttatattcctCCCCCCCGTGGGTGTGGATACGCGATTTGCATTACACGTATTACAACATGGATCTAGCGGCTGATTCGATTACAATTTACAACAATGAATCACTCATCAATTCGCATTCAAAGAGATAGCTTTGATATTTCAGCGCAAGCACTTTGGAAAAATTGCTTGGAAAAAGCGCAGCGAACGGTGATATTCCCTCCGAATATTTATGCCCGACCTTCGGCAAGTGTTTGTAAAGCTTTTGAGATACACCCGGCGCACATTTTTGTTGCTTCTATGCTACATTCTCTACGAAGTCGGATAAgaatttgcatttttctctcttgctCGAAAAATCCATGATAATCGCGCCGGCGTTTTGTTCGCGGCAATGAATTTTGAGATAGCTTCgctttgtataatttattttttctcttcttctttttctgtattatatattcttccatactatctctttctttaaatCTACAAAACCGTTAAAtagataaatcaatttttaaaaaataaagagaaatttattttgcattatttacgatatgtaatataaaatctctcgTCTTAATATGCGACTGAATGGAAAAAGATACGTCATTTTGAAATTAAGAATTGACTAATCGTTTCGTTAATGACTAACGTTTAATTGTGTCTCTTTTAAGGGAAGGAATCGACCATCCGGAAGACTCGAATCCCGGAAGGGAATTGGTGGGCAGTATATTTCATCGCTATCGGCGCCGATTCTTCCGgtaaagaaattagaagaattgCTCCCTCGTCGTTGCGGTTGCTCCCGAAATAACCGAAAGGGCCGAGGGATTCGATCTTATTCAGCCCACGGACGTCTATACTTGCCGATTTCTTATTCCGAAAGAGAATGATCCTATATTGCTTCTGTCGCCGCTGGGTAAGTAAGTATAATTAAGGCCAAGAGAAGTAGATCGCCCGCGCGTGTTTGCGTCCCGACGACTGGTCACATTATCCGACACCTCCTTTCTTCCTCGAAATGTCAGACTTCACCACCAGCCTCACTGTTAGTTTCTCTATTGTTCTCACGGGTTTGTAGTGCCGCGCGCGTTCACACGCCAGCGCGTCTGACACGATCTCAGAAATCTTCCTTTTACGAGATATATTTCAACGATGTAATCACCATAAAAGAGGCATTATTTATTGCTTGTATTATTGAGCCAAGTATCGCAAACGTTTCGATATCCGAAGTATTTCGGATATTACATATCTCTTCTATTTCCTCAACGACGAATTAA
This window harbors:
- the LOC139809210 gene encoding peptide deformylase, mitochondrial, yielding MFRARYLANVASRAVAVRRNGARFISFLKMKETVQRVLGMNSNVLIPYTAYTHVCQVGDPVLRARAMKIEPEVVRMADFQQVITRLMNVMRTYNMYSLSGPQIGLPWQIFAIDCTENSMRGIEESVRKAQEMSVVPMTIFINPELKVIDYTPITFYEKCESIRGYTAAVPRAYEVEITALNASAEQFTWRARGWSARIAQHEYDHLQGSLYIEKMDVKTFHFTAWEKINKHKGKVRLSYWPRQWWL